Proteins co-encoded in one Theileria equi strain WA chromosome 3, complete sequence genomic window:
- a CDS encoding signal peptide-containing protein (encoded by transcript BEWA_000670A) produces the protein MKLIILTTLLGLCMATPSPAPVEKSPAKKVTAKVTIEKKTVPQKPASDVKGPKLATTSNNSRYPVTRITTVADNKDPESEEPKRTETLRRYQKKQMGKRNPFLDPHYEDEALEKLFGVDEMERNPYLHPDVIEGRAFVSKKTGLIFYKDDFYREKRKESRAAQEARIIGAKVEPIEGKSDYKEDRDGKFDEWLAKSKAVEVGARKLYEEARRKVDKVVLPEPKKRFGERLEKILKNVEGITKEIKELEKTEKKNTSEAIEKALGYFLGHFQTRALIKSDVSELILDVAREQEDGDEVLKILEQFLVALERSPLA, from the coding sequence ATGAAGCTCATCATACTCACAACTCTACTAGGCCTTTGTATGGCCACACCAAGTCCAGCTCCAGTAGAGAAATCTCCAGCAAAAAAGGTAACGGCAAAGGTTACAATCGAGAAAAAGACAGTTCCCCAAAAACCAGCTTCAGATGTAAAAGGCCCTAAGCTGGCAACTACTTCGAACAATTCCAGATACCCAGTTACCAGAATTACAACTGTAGCGGATAATAAAGATCCGGAATCCGAGGAGCCGAAGCGAACTGAAACACTTCGAAGATACCAAAAGAAACAAATGGGAAAGAGAAACCCGTTTTTAGATCCACActatgaagatgaagcCTTGGAGAAGTTATTTGGAGTCGACGAAATGGAGCGAAATCCGTACCTCCATCCGGACGTCATTGAAGGGCGTGCATTTGTCAGTAAGAAGACTGGACTTATCTTTTACAAGGACGATTTCTACAGGGAAAAGAGAAAGGAGAGTAGAGCGGCACAGGAAGCAAGGATTATCGGGGCAAAGGTTGAGCCCATAGAGGGTAAGAGTGACTACAAGGAAGATCGAGATGGCAAATTTGACGAGTGGCTTGCCAAGTCCAAGGCTGTTGAAGTGGGTGCCAGAAAGTTGTACGAAGAAGCCAGGAGGAAGGTGGACAAAGTAGTCCTACCAGAGCCTAAGAAGAGATTCGGAGAAAGACTAGAGAAGATTCTTAAAAATGTCGAAGGAATCACCAAGGAGATTAAGGAACTTGAAAAGActgaaaagaagaataCATCCGAGGCGATTGAAAAGGCACTTGGGTACTTTTTAGGCCACTTTCAAACCCGTGCATTGATAAAGTCTGACGTTAGTGAACTCATTCTCGATGTTGCCAGAGAACAAGAGGATGGAGACGAAGTCCTCAAGATCCTGGAACAGTTTCTAGTAGCCCTTGAAAGGTCTCCACTGGCTTAG
- a CDS encoding haloacid dehalogenase-like hydrolase family member protein (encoded by transcript BEWA_000680A), with amino-acid sequence MEASSPPETPMEKPQYFGIDIDSTLFTHNEEAFEKNVNAFAKVRKMGYTPFLCTGRSRNSGLGVLGTSFAEKTGYQGYPGVYQNGAVVYDEHGNLIYSKPFSREFVKTLAEHLEAENLKDKCIFYTETASYSLAGIDEKLMEFTLDRKLPIPEVTPLDELIEKEYSIIKYYSFDVSHSGLREGVDYVQKITRSNWVYTLSPSGVTKALGVSKLLEHYGLSPNEYGFIGDGDNDTEAMHLSRGSFAVANAKELAKKCAKWVLTKTHDEGGFSEAMGLVYGV; translated from the exons ATGGAGGCATCTAGTCCCCCGGAGACTCCCATGGAGAAACCTCAATATTTTGGGATTGATATAGATTCTACACTCTTTACGCACAATGAAGAAGcctttgaaaagaatgttAATGCCTTTGCCAAGGTCAGGAAGATGGGTTACACGCCGTTTCTATGTACAG GGAGATCACGTAACTCTGGCCTCGGAGTACTGGGTACAAGCTTTGCAGAAAAGACAGGTTATCAAGGCTACCCAGGTGTATACCAAAATGGAGCAGTTGTCTACGACGAACACGGAAACCTCATTTATTCCAAGCCATTTTCTAGggaatttgtaaaaacACTTGCCGAACATTTGGAAGCTGAAAATCTCAAGGACAAATGCATCTTCTACACAGAGACTGCTTCCTACTCACTTGCGGGCATCGATGAGAAGCTTATGGAATTCACTCTAGACAGAAAACTCCCAATTCCAGAAGTTACACCTCTCGATGAACTCATAGAGAAGGAGTATTCTATAATAAAGTACTACTCCTTTGATGTTTCTCACTCTGGCCTCCGTGAAGGCGTGGACTATGTTCAAAAGATAACAAGATCCAACTGGGTATATACACTTAGCCCATCTGGTGTTACAAAAGCTCTTGGAGTATCAAAATTACTGGAGCACTATGGACTCTCTCCAAATGAGTATGGGTTTATAGGTGACGGTGATAATGACACAGAGGCTATGCACTTGTCTAGAGGCTCATTTGCAGTCGCAAACGCAAAGGAACTCGCCAAAAAATGCGCAAAATGGGTACTCACAAAGACGCATGACGAAGGGGGATTCTCAGAAGCTATGGGACTTGTTTACGGTGTGTAA
- a CDS encoding reverse transcriptase domain-containing protein (encoded by transcript BEWA_000690A) — MCDDDTQMLIVTSENSTTEAESASSEAFWTPMEISEEEDDQMEIIDLTPPNYQADEVEILLTGTPPSPSDNSIRVLEPKEVNSQLPEDSSPIEEPGSSDRTSCFTDEEESCNNAAQNRLTRAPGEMQCGPEYNQNNYLNKQVATCTTTQNRQGNKRPSKQQRKENENNKIIALKVMLDGTDEPEKIWPACVLHKVQQSLGKVPKFGWQHIHEAYKARFSNDIDLEKLQDLARKGLRNNLHLKLPSDEELMLRADELPENSLKELRRKINIKEDINRKLVLMEQYEIEEAERTYKIYSQRFQETTFQYILDELGSYLLEISNQPRDFSEATRILQAVQLSYHHVTYKEWEPSNWKENMEFKIAGFKYTKELIDREELYDLSREERGRAIQYMKNKGKILENPQHRLEEKVALDNNILIYQTKIDRSEERIQFNLDNSNFEKNTKKFFRNLLNQGQSRDHPSPVEMEIHWSPVWDARTINPEKFERYLYLNPTVVREEKDFISEEEFYEIIKGLPDWKACGVDGVYNFFIKRTTHLHPFLYKLTKQACMEPHKIPQWFGKGITYLIKKSNETTPSNYRPITCMSNLYKLVTKCVYRVLIGIVQERRLLSEAQLATVKGVQGAKEQALLNIAINRAHKNNLKTSWLDIRKAFDSIDHKYLHAVLDHLNIPDWITNFIKHITSGWTIDVRCGKEPIMVKKVTRGILQGDSLSPLLFVLCMDPLSKILHSVYPTVKGKIGEKQEHGLNHLLFMDDIKLFAETDEILKKMTDEVKMFCEASGLEINREKSATNSPLCEDTAVLLEGSAMYKYLGIMEDRSSIPSLESWEKIRAEILARVEKLAKTKLNGRNMFKAINMFALSLLNYYTGLLRLLPDDFEALDLDIRKILVKHRIHYLNASPERLYLKRDQCGRGLASATFRSEKMLLTFWDTLRKGSETSTRRALIMKIENEDLTHMSRIEGFVRRKYEKVNNGGIRIGDDNINEMQRRSLFHSLSQKRCHPIFFKQLNGDNLIDRKESALWLTHGNISARDEAAYCALQDRNIFMGNYDKCKHCKGATATVDHLATCCERKLAFDYTRRHNEVLKCVSLHLCRMFNLIKRKKIKGYVMQETVTDGTNELRIDTAVKTDARITNNRPDIQLYDRRNKRIFIVEVGITCPTKVSDTEYYKQRKYDVLAKELCCIHNMPACTVPIVYSWDGLVTKYHAKHLEKIAVPIKIRAYMQTRVLRTTLDSVTHDRRRGVEEREPEEKLEDIFERFLGNLDKEEKPLEEEEVENELEFSRDRVIRIRKKIKRRRTAASRRSEGPQNLRKIRRIYKGRN; from the coding sequence ATGTGTGATGATGACACACAAATGCTAATTGTAACAAGTGAAAACTCAACTACAGAAGCAGAATCTGCTTCTAGTGAGGCGTTCTGGACGCCAATGGAGATAagtgaagaggaagatgatcaAATGGAAATCATCGACCTAACACCTCCAAACTATCAAGCTGATGAGGTCGAAATCCTGCTAACAGGAACTCCGCCAAGTCCAAGCGATAATTCAATTAGAGTATTAGAACCTAAAGAGGTTAATTCGCAATtaccagaagattctaGTCCGATAGAAGAACCAGGATCGTCTGATAGAACATCCTGCTTCACAGACGAAGAAGAATCCTGCAACAACGCAGCTCAAAATAGGTTAACTCGAGCCCCGGGTGAAatgcaatgtggacctgaataTAATCAAAACAACTATTTAAAcaaacaggtggcgacttgtacAACTACCCAGAATAGACAGGGGAACAAAAGACCTTCTAAACAGCAGCggaaagaaaatgaaaataataaaataataGCTCTAAAAGTAATGTTAGATGGTACGGACGAACCAGAGAAGATTTGGCCAGCATGTGTATTGCACAAGGTCCAACAAAGCCTAGGTAAAGTCCCAAAGTTCGGATGGCAACACATCCACGAAGCCTATAAGGCAAGATTTTCTAATGATATAGACTTGGAAAAACTCCAAGATCTGGCTAGGAAAGGATTAAGAAATAACTTACACTTAAAACTACCCTCTGATGAAGAGCTCATGCTGCGAGCCGATGAACTCCCGGAGAACTCTCTAAAGGAGCTACGTaggaaaataaacatcAAAGAGGATATAAATAGAAAGCTGGTCCTAATGGAACAATATGAAATCGAGGAGGCCGAAAGGACTTACAAGATTTACTCACAGAGATTCCAGGAAACAACATTTCAGTACATCCTGGACGAGTTAGGATCCTACTTACTAGAAATCTCAAATCAACCAAGAGACTTCTCAGAAGCCACAAGAATATTGCAAGCAGTCCAACTGTCATATCACCACGTAACATACAAGGAATGGGAACCCTCCAATTGGAAGGAAAACATGGAATTTAAGATAGCAGGATTCAAGTACACTAAGGAACTGATTGACAGAGAAGAACTGTACGACTTGTCTAGAGAAGAACGTGGTCGGGCTATACAATACATGAAAAACAAAGggaagattctggaaaacCCCCAACACCGACTCGAAGAAAAAGTAGCCTTAGACAATAATATACTCATATACCAAACAAAAATTGATAGGAGTGAAGAGAGGATACAATTCAACTTGGACAATAGCAACTTCGAGAAGAACACGAAaaaattcttcagaaaTCTATTGAACCAAGGACAATCTCGAGATCACCCGTCTCCAGTGGAAATGGAGATACACTGGTCCCCTGTGTGGGACGCCAGAACTATAAATCCAGAAAAGTTCGAAAGGTACCTATATCTCAACCCTACAGTTGTAAGGGAAGAGAAAGACTTCATCTCcgaagaagaattttatgaGATCATCAAAGGACTCCCAGACTGGAAAGCATGTGGAGTCGATGGAGTatacaacttcttcattaaGAGAACAACACATTTGCACCCCTTCTTGTATAAACTAACAAAACAAGCATGCATGGAACCCCATAAAATACCTCAATGGTTTGGAAAGGGAATAACATACTTGATCAAGAAGAGCAACGAAACAACGCCAAGCAACTACCGTCCGATAACCTGCATGTCTAACTTGTACAAACTGGTAACAAAATGTGTCTACAGGGTGTTAATTGGAATTGTACAGGAGAGAAGATTGCTGTCGGAAGCGCAATTGGCCACGGTTAAAGGAGTCCAAGGGGCAAAGGAACAAGCACTGTTGAACATTGCAATTAACAGGGCGCACAAGAACAATCTGAAAACATCATGGCTCGATATTAGAAAGGCATTCGATTCGATAGAccataaatatttacatgCCGTACTAGATCACCTGAATATCCCAGATTGGATTACTAACTTTATAAAGCATATCACTAGTGGATGGACAATAGACGTTAGATGTGGGAAAGAACCTATAATGGTGAAAAAGGTAACGAGAGGAATCCTCCAAGGAGACTCGTTATCACCACTTCTATTTGTACTATGCATGGATCCCCTGAGTAAAATCCTACACTCAGTTTACCCAACGGTAAAAGGAAAGATTGGAGAAAAACAGGAACATGGCTTGAACCACCTACTATTCATGGATGATATTAAACTATTCGCTGAAACTGACGAAATCCTAAAGAAAATGACGGACGAAGTCAAAATGTTCTGCGAAGCCTCAGGATTGGAAATAAACAGAGAAAAGTCAGCTACAAACTCGCCTCTCTGCGAAGACACTGCAgtattactggaaggatCTGCAATGTACAAATACCTGGGTATAATGGAAGACAGATCAAGCATCCCATCGTTGGAGTCATGGGAAAAAATCCGAGCCGAAATTTTGGCAAGGGTTGAAAAATTAGCAAAAACCAAGCTGAACGGGAGAAACATGTTCAAGGCGATAAATATGTTTGCATTGTCCCTCCTGAACTACTACACTGGATTGCTAAGACTTTTACCGGATGATTTTGAGGCATTAGACTTGGACATCCGCAAAATATTGGTCAAACATAGGATACATTACCTAAACGCATCCCCTGAAAGACTCTACCTTAAAAGAGATCAATGCGGACGGGGACTAGCATCAGCAACCTTTAGATCTGAAAAGATGTTGCTAACATTCTGGGACACCTTGAGAAAAGGTAGTGAGACATCCACACGCCGTGCATTGATAATgaaaattgaaaatgaagaccTCACCCACATGTCACGCATAGAAGGATTTGTCAGACGCAAATACGAAAAAGTTAACAATGGGGGAATACGAATAGGAGATGACAATATCAATGAGatgcaaaggagaagtCTGTTCCACTCACTTTCACAAAAGAGATGCCACcctatattctttaaacaactGAATGGAGACAACCTAATTGATAGGAAGGAATCTGCACTCTGGCTAACACATGGAAACATTTCAGCCCGAGACGAAGCAGCCTACTGCGCTCTCCAAGACAGAAACATCTTCATGGGAAACTATGACAAATGCAAACACTGCAAAGGAGCAACAGCTACTGTAGACCACCTGGCCACATGCTGTGAACGTAAACTAGCCTTTGATTACACTAGGCGACATAACGAAGTactgaaatgtgtatctcTCCACCTGTGCCGCATGTTCAAcctaataaaaagaaagaaaataaaaggatatgtgATGCAGGAGACAGTTACTGACGGCACAAATGAACTTAGGATCGATACTGCTGTTAAGACGGACGCCAGGATAACGAACAATAGACCTGATATCCAACTCTACGACaggagaaataaaaggatatttatagtcGAAGTCGGAATCACGTGTCCAACTAAGGTTTCAGATACGgaatattataaacaaAGGAAATACGATGTCCTTGCAAAAGAACTATGCTgcatccataatatgcCAGCATGCACCGTTCCAATAGTATACTCTTGGGATGGACTGGTCACAAAATACCACGCAAAGCACCTAGAGAAAATCGCGGTGcccataaaaatcagagCCTACATGCAGACTAGAGTACTACGTACCACCTTAGATTCGGTAACTCATGAtcgaagaagaggagttgaagaaagagaaccagaagaaaagctggaagacatcTTCGAAAGGTTCCTCGGAAACctcgacaaagaggaaaaacctcttgaagaggaagaagtggaaaacGAACTCGAATTCTCTCGCGACCGAGTAATAAGGatcaggaagaaaataaaacgTAGAAGAACcgctgcttctagaaggtctgaaggcccccaaaacctacggaaaatccgtaggaTCTACAAGGGTAGAAACTAA